A genomic segment from Luteolibacter ambystomatis encodes:
- a CDS encoding ImmA/IrrE family metallo-endopeptidase: protein MDYVLPTKDPEQLYLHQGSCAFPPVDVEGLARAMGIVFDNNFSLSRFGYSGEIRWQENRPVVWINPGDSLVRKRFTLAHEIGHYILHMLDDRDAVFKDDVKIMRRGGEWTSKEMQANRFAASLLMPKALLVAEMQKPRFWGPTTAHLAERFQVSEESMGYRLSNLGLKAS from the coding sequence ATGGATTACGTTCTACCAACCAAAGATCCTGAGCAGCTATACCTTCACCAAGGTTCCTGTGCTTTTCCTCCTGTGGATGTGGAGGGATTGGCTCGCGCTATGGGTATTGTCTTCGACAATAACTTCAGCCTTTCGCGCTTCGGATATTCGGGTGAAATTAGATGGCAAGAAAATCGTCCCGTCGTATGGATCAATCCAGGCGACTCCCTTGTTCGCAAGAGGTTCACATTGGCGCACGAAATCGGGCATTACATCCTTCACATGCTGGATGACCGAGACGCTGTTTTTAAGGACGATGTCAAGATCATGAGGCGAGGTGGAGAATGGACAAGCAAAGAGATGCAGGCAAACCGATTTGCAGCGTCTCTTCTTATGCCGAAGGCACTCCTCGTTGCCGAAATGCAAAAGCCCCGCTTTTGGGGACCCACTACGGCACACTTAGCGGAGCGTTTTCAGGTCTCTGAAGAGTCTATGGGATATCGTCTGTCGAACCTTGGATTGAAGGCTTCTTGA
- a CDS encoding NADH-quinone oxidoreductase subunit A yields MLQDYLPIFFQILIALGFAAVTLTLSVVLGRSAKRNAIKDSAYECGMLPIGDGAPRFSVKFYLVAMLFVIFDIEVVFMYPWAVQFKDLVANSPVALVSMAGFAGTLAFAYVYALKKGALNWKS; encoded by the coding sequence ATGTTGCAGGACTACCTTCCGATTTTCTTCCAGATCCTCATCGCCCTCGGATTCGCGGCGGTGACCCTGACGCTCAGCGTGGTGCTCGGCCGCTCGGCAAAACGCAATGCGATCAAGGACAGCGCCTACGAGTGCGGCATGCTGCCGATCGGTGACGGCGCGCCGCGTTTCTCGGTGAAGTTCTATCTGGTGGCGATGCTCTTCGTGATTTTCGACATCGAAGTGGTCTTCATGTATCCGTGGGCGGTCCAGTTCAAGGATCTCGTTGCGAACAGCCCGGTGGCGCTGGTGAGCATGGCGGGCTTCGCCGGCACGCTGGCCTTCGCCTATGTGTATGCGCTGAAGAAGGGCGCGCTGAACTGGAAGTCCTGA
- a CDS encoding Dabb family protein has product MISHVVFFQLKPEVDEARVEEMVRTTRSLLLKIPEVLSVKSGRNVDTASEWQFFFNIETESLEKLKITLEDPFHLKFVESVIKPSTTAHFAMDFELDPSKDLRYS; this is encoded by the coding sequence ATGATTTCCCACGTTGTTTTTTTCCAACTGAAGCCCGAGGTGGATGAAGCCCGGGTGGAGGAAATGGTGCGCACCACGCGCAGCCTGCTGCTGAAGATCCCGGAGGTGCTCAGCGTGAAGTCCGGTCGCAACGTTGACACCGCGTCCGAGTGGCAGTTCTTCTTCAACATCGAGACCGAGTCGCTGGAGAAACTGAAGATCACGCTGGAGGATCCGTTCCATCTCAAGTTCGTGGAGTCGGTGATCAAGCCGAGCACCACGGCCCACTTCGCGATGGACTTCGAACTCGATCCCTCGAAGGACCTGCGGTACTCGTGA
- a CDS encoding helix-turn-helix domain-containing protein, which produces MIPVEEITATCRAVAAVLRKRRESLGLTKTAVAQRAGINNQTVTFIEDCVNIPTIHTLLRFCWALDTTPEAVFKEAKKTIK; this is translated from the coding sequence GTGATACCCGTAGAAGAAATTACCGCCACGTGCCGCGCCGTCGCAGCAGTCCTTCGAAAGAGGAGAGAAAGCCTCGGGCTCACGAAGACCGCCGTCGCTCAGAGGGCTGGGATCAACAACCAGACGGTGACCTTCATTGAGGACTGCGTGAACATCCCCACGATCCACACCCTCCTGCGCTTCTGCTGGGCTCTCGACACGACGCCGGAGGCGGTCTTCAAAGAAGCCAAGAAGACAATAAAGTAG
- the ruvA gene encoding Holliday junction branch migration protein RuvA: MTPRQGGGVIARLRGTVLEAYPNRLVVDVQGVGYEVHVPLSTFDRLHAAEGLMVDLRTHLHIRETAHTLYGFASEEERDVFLLLIDRVSGIGPAIAMAVLSGMPVPAFKSAVVQNDVAALSRVKGVGKKTAERIVLELKDKVGVVDTWQDAAAGQVTAGAADAELALIALGYKQVEARKAVRKVLDAEPGAATEALIRGALRHLQG, encoded by the coding sequence GTGACCCCTCGCCAAGGTGGCGGCGTGATCGCGCGACTCCGCGGAACAGTGTTGGAAGCCTATCCAAACCGGCTGGTGGTGGATGTACAGGGGGTGGGATACGAGGTGCACGTGCCGCTATCCACATTCGACCGGCTGCATGCCGCGGAGGGATTGATGGTGGATCTCCGGACCCATCTCCATATCCGTGAAACCGCCCACACGCTCTACGGCTTCGCCTCGGAGGAGGAACGCGATGTCTTCCTGCTGTTGATCGACCGCGTGAGTGGAATCGGTCCCGCCATCGCCATGGCAGTCCTCAGCGGTATGCCGGTCCCGGCGTTCAAAAGCGCGGTGGTCCAGAATGACGTTGCAGCCCTTTCCCGGGTCAAGGGTGTCGGCAAGAAGACCGCCGAACGCATCGTGCTGGAACTCAAGGACAAGGTGGGCGTGGTCGATACCTGGCAGGACGCCGCCGCCGGCCAGGTCACCGCCGGAGCCGCCGATGCCGAGCTGGCGCTCATCGCGCTGGGCTACAAGCAGGTCGAGGCCCGCAAGGCTGTCCGCAAGGTGCTCGATGCCGAGCCCGGAGCCGCCACCGAGGCTCTTATCCGCGGCGCGCTCCGCCATTTGCAAGGTTGA